The proteins below come from a single Acidovorax sp. NCPPB 4044 genomic window:
- a CDS encoding RNA methyltransferase has protein sequence MKTRFILIQTSHAGNVGAAARAMKTMGFGDLVLVAPRWANVLRREETIQRASGALDVLENARIVDTLDEALDGISHLCATAMTPRDFGPPTRTPREHFELLLKREHKNECSRRHLADLALEGGLPVVPGPADEAPAPESGVAFLFGSERFGMANDDVYRCHVALSIPTNPGFGSLNLGAAIQVIAYEWRLALGGFPVRDAAPAADRADAAQVAGMLAHWERALVDIGFLDPAAPKKLMPRLNQLFNRAQPSPEEIHILRGVAKAMTEAARAKR, from the coding sequence ATGAAAACCCGCTTCATCCTCATCCAGACCAGCCATGCCGGCAACGTGGGCGCCGCCGCGCGCGCCATGAAGACCATGGGCTTCGGCGACCTGGTGCTGGTGGCCCCGCGCTGGGCCAACGTGCTGCGCCGCGAGGAAACCATCCAGCGCGCGAGCGGTGCGCTCGACGTGCTGGAGAACGCGCGCATCGTCGATACGCTGGACGAGGCGCTGGACGGCATCAGCCACCTCTGCGCCACGGCGATGACCCCGCGCGACTTCGGCCCCCCCACGCGCACGCCGCGCGAGCACTTCGAATTGCTATTAAAAAGAGAGCATAAAAACGAATGTTCCCGGCGGCATCTGGCCGATCTGGCCCTGGAAGGTGGCCTGCCGGTCGTGCCCGGGCCGGCGGACGAGGCTCCGGCCCCCGAGAGCGGCGTGGCCTTCCTGTTCGGCTCGGAGCGCTTCGGCATGGCCAACGACGACGTCTACCGCTGCCACGTGGCGCTTTCCATCCCCACCAACCCCGGTTTCGGCTCGCTCAACCTGGGCGCGGCCATCCAGGTGATCGCCTACGAGTGGCGGCTGGCGCTGGGCGGATTTCCCGTGCGCGATGCGGCGCCTGCGGCCGACCGCGCCGACGCGGCGCAGGTGGCGGGCATGCTGGCGCATTGGGAGCGCGCGCTGGTGGACATCGGCTTCCTCGATCCGGCGGCGCCCAAGAAGCTCATGCCCCGGCTCAACCAGCTTTTCAACCGCGCGCAACCCAGCCCCGAGGAAATCCACATCCTGCGCGGTGTCGCCAAGGCGATGACGGAAGCCGCGCGGGCGAAGCGATAG
- a CDS encoding ABC transporter ATP-binding protein, translated as MPHIVARQLQKSYRIHERDPGVLGALRALVRPRHRTVEALGGVSFALQRGEMLGFIGPNGAGKSTTIKILAGILRPDGGSVEIDGRDPFLDRERHVGRIGVVFGQRTQLWWDLPVGDGFALLRDIYRVPPERFARTRDELVALLSLERVLGQPVRQLSLGQRMRAEIAAALLHEPDILFLDEPTIGLDAPSKLAVRDFVRRANRERGTTVLLTTHDMHDVEALAGRVIVIGHGRVLADGPVEALRAQVAAARGADGALPGQDGSDDLTIEAVIARFYALHGASES; from the coding sequence ATGCCCCATATCGTCGCCCGCCAGCTGCAGAAGTCCTACCGCATCCACGAGCGCGACCCTGGCGTGCTCGGCGCGCTGCGGGCGCTGGTGCGCCCGCGCCACCGCACGGTGGAGGCGCTCGGTGGCGTGTCGTTCGCGCTGCAGCGCGGCGAGATGCTGGGGTTCATCGGCCCGAACGGCGCGGGCAAATCGACCACCATCAAGATCCTGGCCGGCATCCTGCGGCCCGACGGCGGCAGCGTCGAGATCGACGGGCGCGACCCCTTCCTCGACCGCGAGCGGCACGTGGGCCGCATCGGCGTGGTGTTCGGACAGCGCACCCAGCTCTGGTGGGACCTGCCGGTGGGCGACGGCTTTGCGCTGCTGCGCGACATCTACCGGGTGCCCCCCGAACGCTTCGCCCGCACGCGCGACGAACTGGTGGCGTTGCTGAGCCTGGAGCGCGTGCTCGGCCAGCCGGTGCGCCAGCTGTCGCTGGGCCAGCGCATGCGCGCCGAGATCGCCGCCGCGCTGCTGCACGAGCCCGACATCCTGTTCCTCGACGAACCCACCATCGGCCTGGACGCCCCGTCCAAGCTGGCCGTGCGCGACTTCGTGAGGCGCGCCAACCGCGAGCGCGGCACCACGGTGCTGCTGACCACGCACGACATGCACGACGTCGAAGCGCTGGCCGGGCGCGTGATCGTGATCGGCCACGGCCGCGTGCTGGCCGACGGCCCGGTGGAGGCGCTGCGGGCGCAGGTCGCCGCGGCGCGGGGCGCGGATGGCGCCCTGCCCGGGCAGGACGGGTCGGACGACCTGACCATCGAAGCCGTCATCGCACGCTTCTATGCCCTGCACGGCGCGTCGGAATCCTGA
- a CDS encoding ABC transporter permease, which translates to MTARELLRPYMAAFASRFLVMLQYRTAAWAGFITQCWWGGIKAMVLTAFYGGAAGAAGTPLSLEQAITYVWLAQGLFALLPWASDPEIAQAVRTGAVAYDRLRPVDAYALWFVRSAGWTAARVLPRLALMAAFTGVALPLAGLGHWALQPPAGPAAALGFAVSVLLALLLSTALVMLLNIATAAALNERGINTLAGPLVIVLSGNLLPLALLPDAWQLALLLQPLAGVVDIPARIYFGRMAGLDALAGLGLQCLWLLLLVALGRACMGRTLRRLEVQGG; encoded by the coding sequence ATGACCGCACGCGAACTCCTGCGCCCCTACATGGCGGCCTTCGCCTCGCGATTTCTCGTCATGCTGCAGTACCGCACGGCCGCGTGGGCGGGCTTCATCACCCAGTGCTGGTGGGGCGGCATCAAGGCCATGGTGCTGACCGCCTTCTACGGCGGCGCGGCGGGCGCCGCCGGCACCCCCCTTTCGCTGGAGCAGGCCATCACCTATGTCTGGCTGGCGCAGGGGCTGTTCGCCCTCCTGCCCTGGGCGAGCGATCCGGAGATCGCGCAGGCGGTGCGCACCGGCGCGGTGGCGTACGACCGGCTGCGTCCCGTCGATGCCTATGCGCTGTGGTTCGTGCGCTCGGCCGGGTGGACCGCCGCGCGCGTGCTGCCGCGCCTCGCGCTGATGGCGGCCTTCACCGGCGTGGCCCTGCCGCTGGCGGGCCTGGGCCACTGGGCACTGCAGCCACCGGCAGGGCCCGCGGCGGCGCTGGGCTTCGCGGTGTCGGTGCTGCTGGCCCTGCTGCTGTCCACCGCGCTGGTGATGCTGCTCAACATTGCCACGGCAGCCGCGCTGAACGAGCGCGGCATCAACACGCTGGCCGGCCCGCTGGTCATCGTGCTGTCGGGCAACCTGCTGCCGCTGGCCCTGCTGCCCGATGCGTGGCAGCTCGCGCTGCTGCTGCAGCCGCTGGCCGGCGTGGTGGACATCCCCGCCCGCATCTACTTCGGCCGCATGGCCGGCCTGGACGCGCTCGCAGGCCTGGGCCTGCAGTGCCTCTGGCTGCTGCTGCTCGTGGCGCTGGGCCGCGCCTGCATGGGGCGCACGCTGCGCCGCCTCGAGGTGCAGGGCGGATGA
- a CDS encoding ABC transporter permease gives MGSLALFCRLALASLSGQARYPASALMLTAGQFLVTGIEAISVWALFHRFGDVQGWRIGEVAVFYGLVNCMFAIADALGRGFDVLGTQFLRTGAFDRLLLRPRPVWLQLMGHDVRFSRLGRLLQGLAVLWFGTVHAGVAWTAESAALAVFAVAGGVALFLGILVLQGALSFWTVESLEVANVLTYGGVEAGQYPLALYAQWFRRLLTFAVPLACVAYYPVLPILGKADPLGAPAWVGWVSPLAGFAFLAAASLFWRLGTRRYASTGS, from the coding sequence ATGGGATCGCTGGCCCTGTTTTGCCGTCTGGCGCTGGCCTCGCTGAGCGGGCAGGCGCGCTACCCCGCCTCGGCGCTGATGCTGACCGCCGGGCAGTTCCTGGTCACGGGCATCGAGGCAATCTCCGTGTGGGCGCTGTTCCACCGTTTCGGCGACGTGCAGGGCTGGCGCATCGGCGAAGTGGCCGTGTTCTACGGGCTCGTGAACTGCATGTTCGCGATCGCCGACGCGCTGGGGCGGGGCTTCGACGTGCTGGGCACGCAGTTCCTGCGCACCGGCGCCTTCGACCGGCTGCTGCTGCGCCCGCGCCCCGTGTGGCTGCAGCTGATGGGCCACGACGTGCGCTTCAGCCGGCTGGGCCGGCTGCTGCAGGGGCTGGCGGTGCTGTGGTTCGGCACCGTCCATGCCGGCGTCGCCTGGACCGCGGAATCGGCGGCGCTGGCGGTGTTCGCGGTGGCGGGCGGCGTGGCCCTCTTCCTCGGCATCCTGGTGCTGCAGGGCGCGCTGTCGTTCTGGACCGTGGAGAGCCTGGAGGTGGCCAACGTGCTGACCTACGGCGGCGTGGAGGCCGGGCAGTACCCGCTCGCCCTGTATGCGCAGTGGTTCCGCCGCCTGCTGACGTTCGCGGTGCCGCTGGCCTGCGTGGCCTACTACCCGGTGCTGCCGATCCTGGGCAAGGCCGATCCGCTGGGCGCGCCCGCGTGGGTGGGCTGGGTGTCGCCGCTGGCGGGTTTCGCCTTCCTCGCGGCCGCCTCGCTCTTCTGGCGGCTGGGCACGCGCCGCTACGCCTCCACCGGCAGCTGA
- a CDS encoding inositol monophosphatase family protein, whose amino-acid sequence MSSNLHPMLNVAIKAARAAGAIINRAALDVESVRISQKQINDFVTEVDHASEQAIIETLLTAYPGHGILAEESGNQHGAKDSEFIWVIDPLDGTTNFIHGFPVYCVSIALMVRGKVEQAVIYDPTRNDLFTATKGRGAYLNERRIRVSKRTQLKESLLSTGFPFRPGDNFKTYLHIMSDVMQRTAGLRRPGAAALDLAYVAAGFTEGFFETGLSIWDVAAGSLLVTEAGGLVGNFTGEADFLEQRECLAATPRIYGQLVPILTKYSKFASAGDKASVRQAVQAHDDVPAAAEDAAADGPAAPETDRSEESPRAPF is encoded by the coding sequence ATGTCGTCCAATCTGCATCCCATGCTCAACGTGGCCATCAAGGCCGCACGCGCCGCCGGCGCCATCATCAACCGCGCGGCGCTCGACGTGGAATCGGTGCGCATCTCCCAGAAGCAGATCAACGACTTCGTGACGGAAGTGGACCATGCGAGCGAGCAGGCCATCATCGAGACGCTGCTCACGGCCTACCCCGGCCACGGCATCCTGGCGGAAGAATCCGGCAACCAGCACGGCGCCAAGGATTCCGAATTCATCTGGGTCATCGACCCGCTGGACGGCACCACCAACTTCATCCACGGCTTCCCGGTCTATTGCGTGAGCATCGCGCTCATGGTGCGCGGCAAGGTCGAGCAGGCCGTGATCTACGACCCGACGCGCAACGACCTGTTCACCGCCACCAAGGGCCGTGGCGCCTACCTGAACGAGCGCCGCATCCGCGTCTCCAAGCGCACGCAGCTCAAGGAAAGCCTGCTCTCCACTGGCTTCCCGTTCCGCCCGGGCGACAACTTCAAGACCTATCTGCACATCATGTCCGACGTGATGCAGCGCACGGCCGGCCTGCGCCGCCCCGGTGCGGCCGCGCTGGACCTGGCCTATGTCGCGGCCGGCTTCACCGAAGGTTTCTTCGAGACCGGCCTCTCGATCTGGGACGTGGCCGCCGGCTCGCTGCTGGTGACCGAGGCCGGTGGCCTGGTGGGCAACTTCACGGGCGAAGCCGACTTCCTGGAGCAGCGCGAGTGCCTGGCCGCCACGCCCCGCATCTACGGGCAGCTGGTGCCGATCCTCACCAAGTACAGCAAGTTCGCCAGCGCGGGCGACAAGGCGTCCGTGCGCCAGGCCGTGCAGGCGCATGACGACGTGCCCGCAGCAGCCGAAGACGCTGCAGCAGACGGGCCGGCCGCCCCGGAAACGGACCGCAGCGAAGAATCCCCGCGCGCACCCTTCTGA
- a CDS encoding response regulator — protein MDTLPISDDHALQDKSIATVLVVDDTPDNLTLMATLLRDHYLVKVATHGEKALRIAQSEAPPDLILLDIMMPGLDGYEVCRQLKAHAASRDIPVIFLTARCTPEDERRGLAAGAVDYITKPISPPILLARVHTHLTLKATADFLRDKSAYLEREVALRTLEVQAIQDVTIMAMTSLAETRDNETGNHIRRTQLYVKALAERLSRHPRFEGALNERMIDLLYKSAPLHDIGKIGIPDSILLKPGKLTAEEFEVMKTHTTLGRDAIEDAERRLGMRVAFLSVSKEIAYSHQEKWDGSGYPVGLAGDAIPVSARLMAVADVYDALISRRVYKPAFSHEQACTTIVKGRGSHFDPDMVDAFVDLAEDFRRIALKYPDPE, from the coding sequence ATGGACACCCTACCGATTTCCGATGACCACGCGCTCCAGGACAAGTCGATCGCCACGGTGCTGGTGGTGGACGACACGCCCGACAACCTGACGCTCATGGCCACGCTGCTGCGCGACCACTACCTCGTGAAGGTGGCGACCCACGGCGAGAAGGCGCTGCGCATCGCGCAGTCGGAGGCGCCCCCCGACCTGATCCTGCTGGACATCATGATGCCGGGGCTCGACGGCTATGAGGTCTGCCGGCAGCTCAAGGCGCATGCGGCCTCGCGCGACATCCCGGTCATCTTCCTCACCGCGCGCTGCACGCCGGAGGACGAGCGCCGGGGGCTGGCCGCGGGCGCGGTCGACTACATCACCAAGCCCATCAGCCCGCCCATACTGCTGGCGCGCGTGCACACCCACCTGACGCTCAAGGCCACGGCCGATTTCCTGCGCGACAAGAGCGCCTATCTGGAGCGCGAGGTGGCCTTGCGCACGCTGGAGGTGCAGGCCATCCAGGACGTCACCATCATGGCGATGACCTCGCTCGCGGAGACGCGCGACAACGAGACCGGCAACCACATCCGTCGCACGCAGCTCTACGTGAAGGCGCTGGCCGAACGCCTCTCGCGCCACCCGCGCTTCGAAGGCGCGCTCAACGAGCGCATGATCGACCTGCTCTACAAGTCCGCGCCCCTGCACGACATCGGCAAGATCGGCATTCCCGACAGCATCCTCCTGAAACCCGGCAAGCTCACCGCGGAGGAGTTCGAGGTCATGAAAACCCACACCACCCTCGGGCGCGACGCCATCGAGGATGCGGAGCGCCGGCTGGGCATGCGCGTGGCGTTCCTGAGCGTGTCCAAGGAGATCGCCTACAGCCACCAGGAGAAGTGGGACGGCAGCGGCTACCCGGTGGGGCTCGCGGGCGATGCGATCCCGGTGTCGGCGCGGCTCATGGCCGTGGCCGACGTGTACGACGCGCTCATCAGCCGCCGTGTCTACAAACCTGCTTTCTCGCACGAGCAGGCATGCACCACCATCGTGAAAGGCCGGGGCTCGCATTTCGACCCCGACATGGTGGATGCCTTCGTGGACCTGGCGGAGGATTTCCGCCGCATCGCGCTCAAATACCCCGATCCGGAGTGA
- a CDS encoding response regulator, with protein sequence MSPRLGSLTALFDKVALRDGRWLQGWAVVVALSLGGAWLAVEAVAQWRAAARAAERTGLLTHTADVLLNQTAGSPLLGAVTLLGLSEPALKAVALGTLPPNAPQALARMAVARGRFLVSGVYVLGRDGKVVAHETPGPAALGMDLSHRPYFHQAMRGAVNVYPALGGNSQERGMYYAAPLYEGDTPASAIVGVVLVKMSFEPFETQMERSGFPMLLLSPQGVAFAATRPEWRYAMAPPLTQERIDAVRQQRQFGALFDNGVAQALPFRPDAREAVVDGVRYAVERRPLEWHDPDGPWQLVMLDDLQALVPALQRWQIGGGVFALLMVLGGMLLDMLRHRARMALAMERFRVLGAALQSSPVAVVITDADGRIDWVNTQYEANTGYTLDEVRGRKPSLVASGRTPPETYRQMWARLIAGLPWRGEFINQRKDGSHYHDEATLSPVFDDRGRRIAIVGLHENVTERITAHQALQLRERQLNEALAQQTAIFDNAPPVLLVADGLIRRFNPAFAELLAGVPEQMDGRAVEGMFGGAEAHRHFMERIESRLDAGEAVREVATLLRDDGSSFEARLSGRMLPLQGYAHACIWVIEDVTEARLAEAAMREVNERLVLAQEAGRVGVFDLDLARDHLVFSDKLESLYGQPHRPEGRRLRDWMESLHLGDRARAQARLQEALAGTSTGLQDSWRVVRPDGTERWLLCAARIERDADGQARRLIGVQVDVHEQKQLEARLEDQLAFQQALVDAIPIPLFHKDSDGRYLGFNRAYEEAFGIRREAFVGKTVLEAGFLTEADRAAFDADVRAIRGGGPPIHKEVDLTYADGETHHTLFWMHGFQRPDGSPGGSIATLVDITDRQRAERELRRAKELAEETTALKSNFLANMSHEIRTPMNAIIGMSHLALKSGLTPRQADYVSKIQQAGQHLLGVINDILDFSRIEAGKLIVEKQPFMLDRVLEGMADVVGYKAGVKGLELVLDVAADVPPSLVGDALRLGQILINFANNAIKFTERGEIHVRVRVLESQGRRVLLRFEVRDTGIGMAPEQMGRLFQSFQQADASTTRRFGGSGLGLAICKNLAELMGGEVGAESTVGEGSTFWATLPLECADAAPPGLPLPPALRNGRVLIVDDNQTAAMVLSEMLRAMGFEAAESYSGAQALEMLRDAARSGQPYGLLLIDWRMPGMDGIELARRIHELGLDQAPQMLMVTAYGRDEVMRAARDQGIETVLVKPVSASVLYDTLAQPLAHGWLPAHAHLAKPGDEQPPPQLRGASVLLVEDNELNQLVAVELLRDAGFIVDVAAHGQAALDSVARNDYDVVLMDMQMPVMDGETATRRLRADPHHAQLPIIAMTANAMEADRQRCFDAGMNDHVSKPIEPGALWRALARWVRPRQGIGMAVPGVPAETWPARNGPAEVALPLPADLPGLDTAVGLQRALGRPALYTDLLCRFLEGQRGVAGTLDTALRTGDHGAAERLAHTLKSVAANIGAQPLSHAAHLLEQALRAGPQDDAVPVHAQAVGERLSALLHGLEAWRRSAGDPPLPGSAAAAGGDPEPSAEAIQGAVERLCALLRSDDPAAVDCLQQQAALLRRVLGADFDVAQAHIRGFDFEQALAIVEPLLQEPAGGQADSG encoded by the coding sequence ATGAGCCCGCGCCTGGGCAGCCTGACCGCGCTGTTCGACAAGGTGGCGCTGCGGGACGGCCGCTGGCTGCAGGGCTGGGCCGTGGTGGTGGCGCTCTCGCTGGGCGGTGCGTGGCTGGCGGTGGAGGCGGTGGCGCAATGGCGCGCGGCGGCCCGGGCTGCGGAGCGCACGGGCCTTTTGACGCACACCGCCGACGTGCTGCTCAACCAGACCGCAGGCAGTCCCCTGCTGGGCGCCGTGACCCTGCTGGGCCTGAGCGAGCCTGCGCTCAAGGCGGTGGCCCTCGGCACGCTGCCCCCCAACGCACCGCAGGCCCTGGCCCGCATGGCCGTGGCGCGGGGCCGTTTCCTGGTGAGCGGTGTCTATGTCCTGGGGCGTGACGGCAAGGTCGTGGCCCACGAGACACCCGGCCCGGCCGCGCTCGGCATGGACCTCTCCCACCGCCCGTATTTCCACCAGGCCATGCGCGGCGCGGTCAACGTCTACCCGGCGCTCGGCGGCAATTCGCAGGAGCGCGGCATGTACTACGCGGCGCCGCTCTACGAAGGCGATACGCCCGCGAGCGCCATCGTGGGCGTGGTGCTGGTGAAGATGTCCTTCGAGCCGTTCGAGACGCAGATGGAGCGTTCGGGGTTTCCCATGCTGCTGCTGTCGCCGCAGGGCGTGGCATTCGCGGCGACGCGGCCGGAGTGGCGCTATGCGATGGCCCCGCCGCTCACCCAGGAGCGCATCGATGCCGTGCGGCAGCAGCGCCAGTTCGGCGCCTTGTTCGACAACGGCGTGGCGCAGGCCCTGCCGTTCCGGCCGGACGCGCGCGAAGCCGTGGTCGATGGCGTGCGCTATGCCGTGGAGCGCCGTCCGCTCGAATGGCACGATCCCGACGGCCCCTGGCAGCTCGTGATGCTCGATGACCTGCAGGCGCTCGTGCCGGCCCTGCAGCGCTGGCAGATCGGCGGGGGCGTGTTCGCGCTGCTGATGGTGTTGGGCGGCATGCTGCTCGACATGCTGCGCCACCGCGCCCGCATGGCGCTCGCGATGGAGCGTTTCCGCGTGCTGGGTGCGGCGCTGCAGTCCAGTCCCGTGGCCGTGGTCATCACCGACGCGGACGGCCGCATCGACTGGGTGAACACGCAATACGAGGCCAACACGGGCTACACCCTGGACGAAGTGCGCGGGCGCAAGCCTTCGCTGGTGGCCTCCGGGCGCACGCCGCCCGAAACCTACCGCCAGATGTGGGCGCGCCTGATCGCCGGCCTGCCCTGGCGCGGCGAATTCATCAACCAGCGCAAGGACGGCAGCCACTACCACGACGAGGCGACGCTGTCGCCCGTGTTCGACGACCGGGGGCGGCGCATCGCCATCGTGGGCCTGCATGAGAACGTCACCGAACGCATCACGGCGCACCAGGCGCTGCAGCTGCGCGAACGCCAGCTCAACGAGGCGCTGGCGCAGCAGACCGCCATCTTCGACAACGCGCCGCCCGTGCTGCTGGTGGCCGATGGCCTGATCCGCCGCTTCAACCCGGCCTTCGCCGAGCTGCTGGCGGGCGTGCCGGAGCAGATGGACGGGCGTGCCGTGGAGGGCATGTTCGGCGGCGCCGAGGCCCACCGGCATTTCATGGAGCGCATCGAATCCCGCCTCGATGCCGGCGAAGCCGTGCGCGAGGTGGCCACCCTGCTGCGTGACGACGGGTCGTCCTTCGAGGCACGGCTGTCTGGCCGCATGTTGCCGCTGCAGGGCTATGCACACGCTTGCATCTGGGTGATCGAGGACGTCACCGAAGCGCGCCTGGCCGAAGCCGCCATGCGCGAGGTCAACGAGCGCCTGGTGCTCGCGCAGGAGGCGGGGCGGGTGGGTGTGTTCGACCTCGATCTCGCGCGTGACCACCTCGTCTTCAGCGACAAGCTCGAATCGCTCTACGGCCAGCCGCATCGCCCCGAAGGCCGGCGACTGCGCGACTGGATGGAGAGCCTGCATCTGGGCGACCGTGCGCGTGCGCAGGCCCGGCTGCAGGAAGCGCTGGCCGGCACGTCCACCGGCCTGCAGGACTCCTGGCGCGTGGTGCGGCCCGACGGCACCGAGCGCTGGCTGCTGTGCGCGGCCCGCATCGAGCGCGATGCCGACGGCCAGGCCCGCCGGCTCATCGGCGTGCAGGTGGACGTGCACGAGCAAAAGCAGCTCGAAGCACGCCTGGAAGACCAGTTGGCGTTCCAGCAGGCGCTGGTCGATGCGATTCCCATCCCGCTCTTCCACAAGGACAGCGACGGCCGGTACCTGGGCTTCAACCGCGCCTACGAGGAGGCGTTCGGCATCCGGCGCGAGGCGTTCGTGGGCAAGACCGTGCTGGAGGCGGGCTTCCTCACCGAAGCGGACCGCGCGGCGTTCGATGCGGACGTGCGCGCCATCCGGGGCGGCGGCCCGCCGATCCACAAGGAGGTGGACCTGACCTATGCCGACGGCGAAACCCACCACACGCTGTTCTGGATGCACGGCTTCCAGCGGCCCGATGGATCGCCGGGCGGCTCCATCGCCACGCTGGTGGATATCACCGACCGGCAGCGTGCCGAGCGCGAACTGCGCCGCGCCAAGGAACTTGCCGAGGAGACCACGGCGCTCAAGTCGAACTTCCTGGCCAACATGAGCCACGAGATCCGCACGCCGATGAACGCCATCATCGGCATGTCGCACCTGGCGCTCAAGTCCGGCCTGACGCCGCGGCAGGCCGACTATGTCTCCAAGATCCAGCAGGCCGGCCAGCACCTGCTGGGCGTGATCAACGACATCCTGGACTTCTCGCGCATCGAGGCTGGCAAGCTCATCGTGGAGAAGCAGCCCTTCATGCTCGACCGCGTGCTCGAGGGCATGGCCGACGTGGTGGGCTACAAGGCCGGCGTGAAGGGCCTGGAGCTGGTGCTCGACGTGGCCGCCGACGTGCCGCCGAGCCTGGTGGGCGATGCGCTGCGGCTGGGGCAGATCCTCATCAACTTCGCCAACAACGCGATCAAGTTCACCGAGCGCGGCGAGATCCACGTGCGCGTGCGGGTGCTCGAGAGCCAGGGCCGGCGCGTGCTGCTGCGCTTCGAGGTGCGGGACACCGGCATCGGCATGGCGCCCGAGCAGATGGGGCGGCTGTTCCAGAGCTTCCAGCAGGCCGATGCCTCCACCACGCGGCGCTTCGGCGGCAGCGGCCTGGGCCTGGCCATCTGCAAGAACCTGGCCGAACTCATGGGCGGCGAGGTGGGCGCCGAAAGCACCGTGGGCGAGGGATCGACCTTCTGGGCGACGCTGCCGCTCGAATGCGCCGATGCCGCGCCGCCCGGCCTGCCGTTGCCGCCCGCGCTGCGCAACGGGCGCGTGCTCATCGTGGACGACAACCAGACCGCCGCCATGGTGCTCTCCGAAATGCTGCGTGCGATGGGTTTCGAGGCGGCCGAGTCGTATTCGGGCGCGCAGGCCCTGGAGATGCTGCGCGACGCCGCGCGCAGCGGCCAGCCCTACGGCCTGCTGCTCATCGATTGGCGCATGCCCGGCATGGACGGCATCGAACTCGCGAGGCGCATCCATGAGTTGGGCCTCGACCAGGCCCCGCAGATGCTGATGGTGACGGCCTACGGCCGCGACGAGGTGATGCGCGCGGCGCGCGACCAGGGCATCGAGACGGTGCTGGTCAAGCCGGTGAGCGCCTCGGTGCTCTACGACACGCTCGCGCAGCCGCTCGCCCACGGCTGGCTTCCGGCCCATGCGCACCTCGCCAAGCCCGGCGACGAGCAGCCCCCGCCGCAGCTGCGCGGCGCCTCGGTGCTGCTGGTCGAGGACAACGAGCTGAACCAGCTCGTGGCGGTGGAACTGCTGCGCGATGCCGGCTTCATCGTGGACGTGGCGGCGCACGGCCAGGCGGCCCTGGACAGCGTGGCGCGCAACGACTACGACGTGGTCCTCATGGACATGCAGATGCCCGTGATGGACGGCGAGACCGCCACACGCCGGCTGCGCGCCGATCCGCACCATGCCCAGCTGCCCATCATCGCGATGACGGCCAATGCGATGGAGGCGGACCGGCAGCGCTGCTTCGATGCCGGCATGAACGACCACGTCTCCAAGCCCATCGAGCCGGGGGCGCTGTGGCGCGCCCTGGCGCGCTGGGTGCGGCCCCGCCAGGGCATCGGCATGGCCGTGCCCGGGGTGCCGGCGGAGACCTGGCCCGCCCGCAACGGCCCGGCGGAGGTGGCGCTGCCGCTGCCGGCCGATCTGCCGGGCCTGGACACGGCGGTGGGCCTGCAGCGCGCCCTCGGCCGGCCCGCGCTCTATACCGACCTGTTGTGCCGCTTCCTGGAAGGCCAGCGCGGCGTGGCGGGCACGCTGGACACCGCGCTGCGCACTGGGGACCACGGCGCGGCCGAGCGGCTCGCGCACACGCTCAAATCGGTGGCGGCCAACATCGGTGCCCAGCCGCTGTCGCACGCCGCGCACCTGCTGGAGCAGGCCTTGCGCGCCGGCCCGCAGGACGATGCGGTGCCGGTCCACGCGCAGGCGGTCGGCGAGCGGCTCTCGGCATTGCTGCACGGCCTCGAGGCATGGCGGCGCAGCGCGGGCGACCCGCCGCTGCCGGGATCGGCCGCGGCAGCGGGCGGAGACCCGGAGCCTTCCGCAGAAGCCATCCAGGGCGCCGTGGAGCGCCTCTGCGCGCTGCTGCGCAGCGACGACCCCGCGGCGGTGGACTGCCTGCAGCAGCAGGCCGCGTTGCTGCGGCGGGTGCTGGGCGCGGACTTCGACGTGGCGCAGGCGCACATCCGCGGTTTCGATTTCGAGCAGGCGCTGGCCATCGTGGAGCCTCTCCTGCAGGAGCCTGCCGGAGGGCAGGCCGACAGCGGCTGA